The Leptospira mtsangambouensis genomic sequence ACAAAGATAGGGAAATCATCACCCGCACGGCAAACAACTATGCGAAGTATAAAGAAAACTATCGTTCGGAAGGAATTGGGGGCACATCCCTTTCCTAAAGGAAAGGGACCGGGCTATTCGCTCCAATCTTTCGTATGCACGAAAGGATTTCCGCTTCTATCCCTTGTGCGGGAATCGATACATCGGTTATCACATGTTTCTAATCGAATTTATGTTAGTTGGAGAGTCCTTATTTTTTTTCTCCACTTCCATTTTTGTTAAGATTGGATTCTTGTTTGAATCTAAGGTTCAAGGTCGACTTTTGGATTTCTTGTTTCACGGAATCAAAGTCATCAAATAAAAAAATAGTATAAAGATCCGGTAGTTCTCTTTTATGAACTGCGGTGACAATGGAATATTTGTAACCGGCACCAAATTCAGAAGTTGCTTCAAGAAAAAAATTGGCACCCCAGTCCGCATGAAATAATGCCAAAGTTTCTGCTGACAGATCACTCTTTTTGATTTTATCCATACACTGGCATACATTGGCAGCCGTTGTTAATGCTTGTTGTTTATGTAATCCAATTTTTTCAAAATCCATCCCATCCAATTTTGGTGGGAGAGAGCCAATTAAATATCTAACCTCTAGTTTCTTTGTATTGTGTTTGATTGCAAAGTCATAATACAAATTTGGATTTTCTTTAGTTTCTGTTTTTTGAAAGTCTGAGCTGAAGCTAAATTGGAGTTGATAATCACTTATTATTTTTTCAAAAGCTTCCCCTTGCCAAGCCACCAAGGCAAAAGTTGGAATTAGAAATAGAATCAAATGGGAAATATTAATTTTCATTTTATACCTTGGGTTTTCTAAGCTTGATCATTCATTTTTTATTTCAGGTTGTATTCTGTTTAATGAATTGGCTTTTATTTTAATTCAAATTTTCCATTCAGGATTTTATCTAGTTCTTCTTTTGTCGGTTGCATTTTTTGTATTTCTTGTTCAGAAGGAGTGATTTTTGATTTTATTTGATCTGTATTCAATCCATAACAAGGATCACTTGGATTTGTTTTTTGGTTTTTAATGGCATTGATCCATGTACAAGAAATTTTCATATAACCTAATGGACTTGGATGAACGTTATCATAATAATCCTCCGGAAGACCTAGGATCGGATGCATATCAACCAAAGTGATTCTTGATCTAAGAGATGGTACAGTATTGATCCAATTAGTTTCTATTAGTTGATTATACTCTCTGATATTTGTACTTAGAGTTTCATAGTTTGGTAGTATAGTAGCAGCTGCTGGTGAAATTCGAATGATTTTAGCAAGAAAAACTTGCGTTTTTGGATTCTTTGCAAGTAAAGCATTCACAACCTTAAAGAGATCTGTCATTGCATTGTTTGGAGATTTACCTTGGATTAGATCATTTGTCCCTGCGTGAACCAGTGTAATGTCAGCAAAACTCGCATAATTTGCAATTTGGAGAAGTTGGTCATTTCGCCAGCCAGGATAACCGTCGTGGGTTTGAGTATTCGTGATCCATTGTTGAGGGTTTGATCCTCCGCTTTGGTATCCTTCTGTAGTAAATATAAATGCTTTGTTGGTAATGGCAAATTCAGTCATCCAAACTCTATATCCACCAACAGCTTGGTTGGGAGGCATACAGATAAATTGTCCAATAGAAGAAACTGGGCAAAAACCCCAGTCAGTAAATCCAAATCCATAAGTAATGGAATCCCCAAAAGGTCGAATTAAAACAGGTTTGGTTATATCATAAGATAAATTTTTAGTCTGAGCCTCGATATTGAATGTCAGTAGCAATGTAATGGTTAGAAGTAAAAGTTTGATTTTTTGATTTTTGTTTTTCATTTTATCTACCTATCTGTTTTTTTGTCGAATATTTGGTATTTTGCATTTCAGCTAACTCGGAGTATATGAGTCTATTACCTGATCATGTAAACGATTAAATTTGATTTTTTGTTTGGGCGCATTGTTTTTTATATCAATTCTTTTCGTAAATGGAAAACTTTTGTTTCCCTGAATCAGGGAGATCCTAGTTTTCTATTTGTCGTAATTCTTAAGAATAAAAATATGATAAGCATAAGAGGGGAGTTAAAGTTTGTATACACTCATTCGTTTTGAAAATGTAGAATTAGCGCATATCCAAGTTGAAAAAGGAGGAGTAAAATCCTTTCCTTGTGGTTTTGATGCATCCAAACATACGATGGAAAAATCATCCCAAAGATTGGATTTAAAAAAAATCAGAGTAGCCGTTGCCAAATCAGCAAATGCTGATTCCGATATCTGTGGGACTTGTGTGGGTGCCTTGTATTCTAGTTGATTCGTTTGGATGGATATCATCTAAGAATGGAAATCCGCTTGCCTTACCTTAAGCGGAAATCCAAAATATCCTTTAGGTTATGAAACTATTATTCCAGTTTACCTTGGCATTTGCCTTATCTTTCAGTTTTTCCTGTAATTTGCACTATTTTTCCATTGCAAACCATGGAACAAAAAATTCAGAAGTCTATGAAAATCTGCAGCAAGGGAAACTTCGTTTTAATCTTATTCGAAAAGCTGAATCCGGAAAAACAAATTTATATAATTCATCCGCACTCGAATATGAATTATCCAAATCAAAATTATTCAAGTTAAGCCAAACTACCAAAATAGATTTAACATATACATCCTCTTCGGGAGTGAACGGCGCCGGGATCTCTACAATTCTTTTTCTATTGACACTCGGGATTTTTCCTTCTTTGGAAGAATCACATTCTTGGGTAACCTTTACTCTTTCCAATAGAGATGATAAAAAACTAATCCGTGATTATACATACCCAATCAAAGGGAGAAGGATCAACTCCTGGTTAACGATTCCGTTTTATCTTATCCTTCCTATTTTTTCTAAATCCTTTGATGGTGGCATTGAGTATAACACTTCGAGTGCCTCCATTCGTTTGCTTGTGGATGCATTTGAGACTGATTTTGCAAATGATTGCAAAGA encodes the following:
- a CDS encoding GDSL-type esterase/lipase family protein; this encodes MKNKNQKIKLLLLTITLLLTFNIEAQTKNLSYDITKPVLIRPFGDSITYGFGFTDWGFCPVSSIGQFICMPPNQAVGGYRVWMTEFAITNKAFIFTTEGYQSGGSNPQQWITNTQTHDGYPGWRNDQLLQIANYASFADITLVHAGTNDLIQGKSPNNAMTDLFKVVNALLAKNPKTQVFLAKIIRISPAAATILPNYETLSTNIREYNQLIETNWINTVPSLRSRITLVDMHPILGLPEDYYDNVHPSPLGYMKISCTWINAIKNQKTNPSDPCYGLNTDQIKSKITPSEQEIQKMQPTKEELDKILNGKFELK